The genomic segment TTCCACCAAGATGTTTGGTCTAGAATGACAGGTGGTGATGGGGCACCAGCCTGGATATTTGAAAAGATAGGTATCGACTACACAAAGTTAGCAAAAGCAGATGCCGCCCTAGTTATGCAGGACAAATATGACTACTCTCGACCTGGCATTCGACAAGAAGAAAACTACCCTGTGATGTGTTGGTCACAAAATTATCGTTATGCTGGAAATGCGATCATGTGGACCTTATTTTTCGCTGGAAAAGACTTTGCCCGGCATTTTAATATCGATGGGAAAAATGTACAAGACTTTCTGCAGGATCATTACCTCAATTCAATGCTAGAGATCGCAAAACGAATCAAAGACGAAGAACATGTTCTCGGTTTTGATTCTTTGAATGAACCTGGAAAAGGATTTATCGGAAGAGCAATGAACGATAGAGGCATCCATGGTACAGAAGAGGATCCGGCAAAACCTGGACTTGCTTGGTCACCTATCGATGCGCTCTATGCCGCTCAAGGCTACTCCATCGACTTACCTTACCTCACACTCTCGGTATTGAAGGGCGGATTTGTACCATCCAAAACAGTAAATGTAAATCCCAATCGGGTTTCGATCTGGATGGATTATGTAGATGGAGATCCTTTTCAATTGGAAGGAGCCTGGTCCTTGAGTAAAGACGGGACGCCAATGATTGAACGAAATGATTTTTTCCAAAAAGTCAATGGAGAGGCGATCGATTTTGATAGAGACTATATGATTCCCTTCATCAGAAAGGTAGCGAAAACAATACAAAATGTACGAGCTGATTGGATGGTGTTTGCAGAACGAGAAGCAGTGGATGGTTTGATGAAACCAGAATTCAATGCTGAATTGCCACCAAATACTGTTAATGCGACCCATTGGTATGATATTATCACTTTAACATTCAAAAAATTTTGGTATCCTATCACTATCGATCCTCTTTCGCATTGGCTGGTATTTGGAAAAAAAGGTATCCAAAATATGTATGTTCGCCAACTCTCAAGAATTAAAGAGGCAAGCGCAAAGATACGCCAAGGGGTACCGACCCTCATCGGCGAATTTGGCATACCTTTTGACCTGCATGCAGGGAAGGCATACCGCAAATGGAAAAGTGGTAAGTATACCCCTTCCATCTGGAAACACCATATACGTGCTTTGGACACAATGTACAATGCAATGGATGAATTGTTTCTGAATAATACACTCTGGAATTATACAGCGAGCAACCAAAATGATTTGATGGTGGGAGATGGATGGAACCAAGAAGATCTGAGTATTTTCTCAAGAGACCAAATACTCCCTGGCAGAGAACCGGATTTGTATGGTGGCGGAGGTAGGGCTATAGAAGGCTTTTGCCGACCCTTTGCTGAAGCAATCCAAGGAAAACCCATAGAGATGAAGTATTCTCTCTCCAAGTCATTTTTCACACTCACCTGGGAGGTTGATACAAACACCAAAGAACCAACGATTGTGGTTCTACCACGTTTTGTTTATCCGAACGGATACACTTTAGAAACGTCTAATGCTCAGATCCTAAGAGAAGAAACAGGAAAACTGTTTGTGATTGGGAAGGAGACAGGAATCGCAAAGATTTCTATCCAAGCAAAATGATAGAGTTAAAACAGTTACTAGCCAAATACCCTTGGGAAGATCGATGGACCAAACTGGGTAAACCCATGGATTTTCTTTTCGAGTTTGATTTAAGAGTGACTCGAGAAGAAATTTGGCCTTTTTTGATTGATACCTCTTCGTTTAACAAACGTATGGAATTGCCAAAATTTAGTTATGAGGAAAGAAATGGGGTCCTCAATGGAAAAGCAAAACAAATCGGAATGGATCTCGTTTGGGAGGAAGTTCCATGGGAATGGGAATATCTCAAAGAAATAGCTAATGCACGTATTTATTCAAAAGGATTTGCAAAATATCTAAGAACCTATTTCATTCTCGAGCCACATGGAGAGGAGAGGAGTAAACTCTTCGTTTATTTTGGTTGGATACCCAGAAACATTTTCATGAGACTGCTCTTACAGTTTGCAGTCCCTACCATCAAAAAAGATTTTCTGCGAACCCTTGCTGGGATCGAAGAGGAAATCATAAATCAAAAGTCTAACAAACCAAAGGTTTTATTTAACACTGCAATTTCATTTCAAAATGAATTCCAATGGGTACACCCGGAAAAACTCGAAGAATCAAAAAGAAAGTTCAAAGAAGTGGGAATTTCTGAAACCACAACCAATGAAATCATTGAATATTTAAAAAGAGCAAATGACAATGAGATAGATAGAATCCGTGTCAAATCCATCTCGCAACTCTTAGACTTAGACCCAAATGAGGTGCTCAAATTTTTCTTATACGGTTGCAGATTTGGTATCTTTACCTTGAGCTGGGATGTCATTTGCCCACATTGCAGAGGAGTTCGAACCAGTGTACAAAAATTAGGTGATATGCCTCCCGATGATGAGTGCGAAGTTTGTGAGATCCAGTTCAATACAACCGAACAAAACTCTATCGAAGTCACATTCCATATGCACCCTTCTGTGCGTGTTGTAGAAAAACAATTTTTCTGTGCTGCTGAACCCAACACAAAAAAACATATTTTGCTCACAAAACACGTACCTGCTGGAAAAGTTTTCTCTTCCGATTTACTCATCAAAAACGGTTTGTACCGTCTACGCCAAAAAGGCAAACAGAAGTATCATTTGGTCGAGGTTAATGAAAGTAATTTAGATAAAGAAATCGTTTGGACAGAAGAACTTGGCAACCAAGAAATCCAAGTGAAACCCAAGCCTGGCATCGTATTCCAAAACCAAAGTGATGAGGGAATCACGATTGTATTAGAAGAGCGAAAGGAAGACCAAAATAGCCTGCGGCCCAAAGAACTCTTTAATTTCAATGAGTTTCGAGATCTTTTCTCCGAGGAGGCAATCGCAACCAATCTACAATTGGATATTGGTGTACAAACCATCCTCTTTACAGACATCGTTGGTTCCACACGCTTTTACGAGTCTACAGGCGACCATGGCGCCTTTCTCCAAGTGAGGGAACACTTCGTGAAGGCTTATACCATAATACGAGAGCATAAAGGTACTGTTGTAAAAACAATCGGTGATGCAGTGATGGCCAGTTTTCCTGCCCCCCTCTTTGCCTTCAAAGCAGCAGAAAGTTTACAAGGATGGTTCCACAACTCTAATGAGGCAACCGAGATAAGGATTCGGGTGAGTATCCATTCTGGAAACTGCCTAGCCGTAAACCTGGATAGCAACATTGATTACTTCGGAAACACAGTGAACTATGCTGCAAAAATGCAAGGTGTTACTGGTTCTGGAGAAGTATCCATAAGCGAAACTGTTTTTCGCGACAATAGCATTCGAAACTATCTAAAAGAAAAAGAAATGAAACTCAAAAAAATAGATTTTCCTTTATCTTGGACAGAACGTACGGACACAGTGTACATTTGGAAAAGTTAATCTTTCTTGGCATGAGGGTGTGCGTTTCGGTATACCTCACGTAGTCGATCTCTCGAAACACTCAGATACACTTGCGTAGACGTTAATGAAGAATGTCCCAAAAGCTCTTGGACAGCGCGGATATCGGCTCCAGCGTTTAACAAATCCGTTGC from the Leptospira ryugenii genome contains:
- a CDS encoding adenylate/guanylate cyclase domain-containing protein, with amino-acid sequence MIELKQLLAKYPWEDRWTKLGKPMDFLFEFDLRVTREEIWPFLIDTSSFNKRMELPKFSYEERNGVLNGKAKQIGMDLVWEEVPWEWEYLKEIANARIYSKGFAKYLRTYFILEPHGEERSKLFVYFGWIPRNIFMRLLLQFAVPTIKKDFLRTLAGIEEEIINQKSNKPKVLFNTAISFQNEFQWVHPEKLEESKRKFKEVGISETTTNEIIEYLKRANDNEIDRIRVKSISQLLDLDPNEVLKFFLYGCRFGIFTLSWDVICPHCRGVRTSVQKLGDMPPDDECEVCEIQFNTTEQNSIEVTFHMHPSVRVVEKQFFCAAEPNTKKHILLTKHVPAGKVFSSDLLIKNGLYRLRQKGKQKYHLVEVNESNLDKEIVWTEELGNQEIQVKPKPGIVFQNQSDEGITIVLEERKEDQNSLRPKELFNFNEFRDLFSEEAIATNLQLDIGVQTILFTDIVGSTRFYESTGDHGAFLQVREHFVKAYTIIREHKGTVVKTIGDAVMASFPAPLFAFKAAESLQGWFHNSNEATEIRIRVSIHSGNCLAVNLDSNIDYFGNTVNYAAKMQGVTGSGEVSISETVFRDNSIRNYLKEKEMKLKKIDFPLSWTERTDTVYIWKS
- a CDS encoding glycoside hydrolase family 5 protein, with product MKKLSVKGEWFIDDTGRYRILRGVNLGGDTKVPYPKGGTQFPTDFSDHKTVSFVNRPFPLEEADEHFTRLSRWGFNCLRLLTTWEAVEHKGPGEYDEEYLDYFTNLVKLAKKYGFYLFVDFHQDVWSRMTGGDGAPAWIFEKIGIDYTKLAKADAALVMQDKYDYSRPGIRQEENYPVMCWSQNYRYAGNAIMWTLFFAGKDFARHFNIDGKNVQDFLQDHYLNSMLEIAKRIKDEEHVLGFDSLNEPGKGFIGRAMNDRGIHGTEEDPAKPGLAWSPIDALYAAQGYSIDLPYLTLSVLKGGFVPSKTVNVNPNRVSIWMDYVDGDPFQLEGAWSLSKDGTPMIERNDFFQKVNGEAIDFDRDYMIPFIRKVAKTIQNVRADWMVFAEREAVDGLMKPEFNAELPPNTVNATHWYDIITLTFKKFWYPITIDPLSHWLVFGKKGIQNMYVRQLSRIKEASAKIRQGVPTLIGEFGIPFDLHAGKAYRKWKSGKYTPSIWKHHIRALDTMYNAMDELFLNNTLWNYTASNQNDLMVGDGWNQEDLSIFSRDQILPGREPDLYGGGGRAIEGFCRPFAEAIQGKPIEMKYSLSKSFFTLTWEVDTNTKEPTIVVLPRFVYPNGYTLETSNAQILREETGKLFVIGKETGIAKISIQAK